The Micromonospora sp. NBC_01740 genome includes a window with the following:
- a CDS encoding hydantoinase B/oxoprolinase family protein has protein sequence MTVNPIDLEVVTESLISIVREMRQTIFRTAHSPVIADAQDFSCALFDPSGQMVAQGRDMPGHVIAMPASVAEIFADFAAEMRPGDLYIVNDPYRGGSHLNDVTLISPVFVDGELFLFPCVRMHWADIGGMTPGSVSGQATEILQEGLRIPPIKLIEAGRPNRAAFDILFANVRMAEERRGDLESSIAACHTAQRRLKELVDRWGTGLILDCVAANMDRTEQRLRDMIRSLPDGTYRYEDYLDLYTDGDYDAAIVRCRLTVDGDEIEADFRGSSTQVAAVVNSSRAMTVAGVFIAVKSALDPGGLVNHGAFRPLRVLTEPGTVVHVSYPAPANAHSEVRKRVISAVMAALSQVAPDLIAADQFGTTFQNLIGGVDEHTGQPYLYYDYPAGGNGGFLESDGPSAMNPVDLGDISTIQSVERLETEIPILVEACELRAGSCGDGTHRGGLGSRRETRLLASGGSYSVQTDRTTVPPYGLRHGGPGAPTVTHLRRADGRRVDFDTPGKIAGFPMRAGDVLVMESAGGGGWGDPLDRAPDAVAEDVRQDYLTGEEARQRYGVVLDGDGEADRAATADLRQRLRDERSWLRLTTTDRPAYTGRRGQRRLAYVAPGSGLAEESLVELHGVHPAPLRAWLRHDTALAADEIALDDDGMQILGGTAEHRAYVRVLTGEGRS, from the coding sequence ATGACTGTGAATCCGATCGACCTGGAAGTCGTCACCGAAAGTCTCATCTCGATCGTCCGCGAGATGCGACAGACGATCTTCCGTACCGCGCACTCGCCGGTGATCGCCGACGCCCAGGACTTCTCCTGCGCACTCTTCGACCCCTCGGGGCAGATGGTCGCCCAGGGCCGGGACATGCCGGGACACGTCATCGCCATGCCCGCCTCGGTGGCCGAGATCTTCGCCGACTTCGCCGCCGAGATGCGCCCCGGAGACCTCTATATCGTCAACGACCCGTACCGGGGCGGCAGCCACCTCAACGACGTCACCCTGATCAGCCCGGTCTTCGTCGACGGGGAGCTGTTCCTCTTCCCCTGCGTCCGGATGCACTGGGCCGACATCGGCGGCATGACCCCCGGCAGCGTCTCCGGCCAGGCCACCGAGATCCTCCAGGAGGGGCTGCGGATCCCGCCGATCAAGCTGATCGAGGCGGGCCGTCCCAACCGGGCCGCCTTCGACATCCTCTTCGCCAACGTCCGGATGGCCGAGGAACGCCGCGGCGACCTCGAATCCAGCATCGCCGCGTGCCACACCGCGCAGCGCCGGTTGAAGGAACTCGTCGACCGCTGGGGCACCGGGCTGATCCTCGACTGCGTCGCGGCCAACATGGACCGCACCGAGCAGCGGCTGCGCGACATGATCCGGTCGCTGCCCGACGGCACCTACCGCTACGAGGACTACCTCGACCTCTACACCGACGGCGACTACGACGCCGCGATCGTCCGCTGCCGGCTGACCGTCGACGGCGACGAGATCGAAGCCGACTTCCGGGGCTCCTCCACCCAGGTCGCCGCCGTGGTCAACTCGTCGCGGGCGATGACCGTGGCCGGGGTGTTCATCGCCGTCAAGTCCGCCCTCGATCCCGGCGGGCTGGTCAACCACGGCGCGTTCCGGCCCCTGCGGGTCCTCACCGAGCCCGGCACGGTCGTGCACGTCAGCTACCCCGCCCCGGCCAACGCCCACAGCGAGGTCCGCAAGCGGGTCATCTCCGCGGTGATGGCCGCGTTGAGCCAGGTGGCGCCCGACCTCATCGCCGCCGACCAGTTCGGCACCACCTTCCAGAACCTCATCGGCGGAGTGGACGAGCACACCGGCCAGCCCTACCTCTACTACGACTACCCGGCCGGCGGCAACGGCGGATTCCTCGAATCCGACGGTCCCAGCGCGATGAACCCGGTCGACCTCGGCGACATCTCCACCATCCAGTCCGTCGAGCGACTGGAGACCGAGATCCCGATCCTGGTCGAGGCCTGCGAGCTGCGCGCCGGCTCCTGCGGAGACGGTACGCACCGGGGCGGCCTGGGCAGCCGGCGGGAGACCCGGCTGCTGGCCAGCGGCGGGTCGTACTCGGTGCAGACCGACCGCACCACCGTCCCCCCGTACGGGCTGCGCCACGGCGGCCCGGGCGCCCCGACGGTCACCCACCTGCGTCGCGCCGACGGCCGACGGGTCGACTTCGACACCCCCGGCAAGATCGCCGGCTTCCCCATGCGGGCCGGGGACGTACTGGTCATGGAGTCCGCCGGCGGGGGCGGCTGGGGCGACCCGCTGGACCGCGCGCCCGACGCCGTCGCGGAGGACGTCCGGCAGGACTATCTGACCGGCGAGGAGGCCCGCCAGCGCTACGGCGTCGTCCTCGACGGCGACGGCGAGGCCGACCGCGCCGCCACCGCCGACCTGCGGCAGCGGCTGCGCGACGAGCGGAGCTGGTTGCGCCTCACCACCACCGACCGGCCCGCCTACACCGGCCGGCGCGGCCAGCGCCGGCTGGCCTACGTCGCGCCCGGCAGCGGCCTGGCCGAGGAGAGCCTCGTCGAACTGCACGGCGTGCACCCGGCACCACTGCGGGCCTGGCTGCGCCACGACACCGCGCTCGCCGCCGACGAGATAGCCCTCGACGACGACGGGATGCAGATCCTCGGCGGCACCGCCGAGCACCGCGCGTACGTGCGCGTCCTCACCGGGGAGGGGCGGTCATGA
- a CDS encoding IclR family transcriptional regulator, which translates to MSYATDPTPDEGVAPRESGTQALDRALGVLLAFRGDAVERKVSDVSRELGLHKSTASRLFRALADAGFLQRNEENGTYRLGVAVFELGARFLAGIDLHALARPLLHQLAEHEGESVNLAVLEGSDAISLYVVQGTRNVQLVSRLGRRIPLWCSAAGKALLVDHDDDALRALLATVPLRALTSNTITDLDTFVAHMAAVRQQGWALNDQESEHGLRVVAAPVRDRHDRVTAAISISGPIFRLDDTRTRELADAACRTAAELSRQLGHGFGDRWGD; encoded by the coding sequence ATGTCGTACGCCACTGACCCGACGCCCGACGAGGGCGTCGCCCCACGCGAGTCGGGCACCCAGGCGCTGGACCGCGCCCTGGGCGTCCTGCTGGCCTTCCGGGGTGACGCCGTCGAGCGCAAGGTCAGCGACGTCAGCCGCGAACTGGGCCTACACAAGTCCACGGCCAGCCGGCTGTTCCGCGCGCTGGCCGACGCCGGCTTCCTGCAACGCAACGAGGAGAACGGCACCTACCGCCTCGGCGTCGCCGTCTTCGAGCTGGGCGCCCGCTTTCTCGCCGGCATCGACCTGCACGCGCTGGCCCGGCCCCTGCTGCACCAGCTCGCCGAGCACGAGGGCGAGAGCGTCAACCTCGCCGTCCTGGAGGGGTCCGACGCCATCTCGCTCTACGTCGTACAGGGCACCCGCAACGTGCAGCTCGTCAGCCGCCTCGGCCGGCGCATCCCGCTGTGGTGCAGCGCGGCCGGCAAGGCGCTGCTCGTCGACCACGACGACGACGCCCTGCGCGCCCTGCTCGCCACCGTGCCGCTCAGGGCGCTGACCAGCAACACCATCACCGACCTGGACACCTTCGTGGCGCACATGGCCGCCGTGCGGCAGCAGGGCTGGGCCCTGAACGACCAGGAGAGCGAGCACGGGCTGCGGGTGGTGGCCGCCCCCGTACGCGACCGGCACGACCGGGTCACCGCCGCGATCAGCATCTCCGGGCCGATCTTCCGCCTGGACGACACCCGCACCCGCGAACTCGCCGACGCCGCCTGCCGTACCGCCGCCGAGCTGTCCCGGCAGCTCGGCCACGGCTTCGGCGACCGGTGGGGCGACTGA
- a CDS encoding enoyl-CoA hydratase/isomerase family protein, with protein sequence MTAAHRADESVLLHRDGRLARVTLNRPARRNSFDLAMLARFEDVLHELSRDDRTEVVVLTGAGTAFCAGTDLHELATLDARATMSVQRRTAELVERWYRLEQSTVAAFNGPAIGSGAVLGLASDLRVAADTCFATFPEVGFGIPLTWSGMAILADLVGADLAKRWLLLGDRIPADELRDLRLVTEVVEPGRLADAATGIAERLLATSAVGRSMTKRAARLAGPRFEAAANDSYLGALSVALRPAGDYLARDPR encoded by the coding sequence ATGACCGCCGCACACCGTGCCGACGAATCCGTGCTGCTGCACCGCGACGGCCGACTGGCCCGGGTGACGCTGAACCGGCCCGCCCGGCGCAACAGCTTCGACCTGGCGATGCTCGCCCGCTTCGAGGACGTGCTGCACGAGCTGTCCCGCGACGACCGGACCGAGGTGGTCGTGCTGACCGGCGCCGGCACCGCGTTCTGCGCCGGCACCGACCTGCACGAGCTGGCCACCCTCGACGCCCGGGCCACGATGTCGGTGCAGCGCCGCACCGCCGAGCTGGTCGAACGCTGGTACCGGCTGGAGCAGAGCACCGTCGCGGCGTTCAACGGCCCGGCCATCGGCTCCGGGGCGGTGCTCGGCCTCGCCAGCGACCTGCGGGTGGCCGCCGACACCTGCTTCGCGACCTTCCCGGAGGTGGGCTTCGGCATCCCGCTGACCTGGAGCGGCATGGCGATCCTCGCCGACCTCGTCGGCGCCGACCTGGCCAAGCGCTGGCTGCTGCTCGGCGACCGGATCCCCGCCGACGAGCTGCGCGACCTGCGGCTGGTGACCGAGGTGGTGGAGCCGGGGCGGCTCGCCGACGCCGCGACCGGGATCGCCGAGCGGCTGCTGGCCACCTCCGCGGTCGGCCGGTCGATGACCAAGCGGGCCGCCCGCCTGGCCGGGCCCCGCTTCGAGGCGGCCGCCAACGACTCCTACCTTGGCGCGCTGAGCGTGGCGCTGCGCCCCGCCGGCGACTACCTCGCCCGGGACCCCCGGTGA
- a CDS encoding hydantoinase/oxoprolinase family protein, whose translation MLCIGVDIGGTFTDVIVYEPATARLAEAKTLSTPHDPAAAIFEGLAKLGVSLDTVDRFVHGTTRVTNALLEGSGEPVSVLATEGFRDVLEMGLGHRPRLYSVKESGRPPLVARRHRHVLRERIGADGSVVRPLDTDELDEALDRVAAAGPRAVAVCLLHSYRNPAHERAAARRLAERYPDLVCTVSSDVVPEQGEYERFATTVLNASVRATVADYLRGLGGALADGGYAHPLSIMTSSGGVVSTEEAGRLPINLALSGPAGGVAATVHLASLAGYPNVITCDIGGTSTDVCLIKNGAPLMTNDGKIAGYPNRTFQVEINTIGAGGGSIAWRDRGGELRVGPRSAGSTPGPAAYGRGGTEPTTTDAHLLVGHLDPQESLGGEVPLDPDAARTALAGLAGTFGLDELDLAHGILTLATVKMTSAIKEISVACGHDPRDFVLMPFGGAGPMHATDLADELGIRRVLVPPVPGNFSALGFVTAQARHDYVRTVLVPADDDGLAAVRAALADLRDAALAQLKAEDDVEPDQVSFGLSVGMRFRGQSFDLAVALPELPATADELVAAFHAAYAERYAYTRSDHPAEIVNCRLTAFGPRPAVRFAAPTGGPAQPGRTRLYRPGGWVEATVWRRADLGPGCAVVGPAVVRENGSTTVVGGGWAATVDDHGNLLLTKE comes from the coding sequence ATGCTCTGCATCGGCGTCGACATCGGTGGCACCTTCACCGACGTCATCGTCTACGAGCCGGCCACCGCCCGGCTCGCCGAGGCCAAGACCCTCTCCACCCCGCACGATCCGGCGGCGGCGATCTTCGAGGGCCTCGCCAAGCTCGGTGTCAGCCTGGACACGGTCGACCGCTTCGTGCACGGCACCACCCGGGTGACCAACGCGTTGCTCGAAGGCTCCGGCGAGCCGGTGTCGGTCCTGGCCACCGAGGGCTTCCGGGACGTGCTGGAGATGGGCCTCGGGCACCGGCCCCGCCTCTACAGCGTCAAGGAGAGCGGCCGGCCGCCGCTCGTCGCGCGCCGGCACCGGCACGTGCTGCGCGAACGCATCGGCGCCGACGGCAGCGTCGTCCGGCCGCTGGACACCGACGAACTGGACGAGGCCCTCGACCGGGTGGCCGCCGCCGGTCCCCGGGCGGTGGCGGTCTGCCTGCTGCACTCGTACCGCAATCCCGCCCACGAGCGGGCCGCGGCGCGGCGGCTGGCCGAGCGGTACCCCGACCTGGTCTGCACCGTCTCCTCCGACGTGGTGCCGGAGCAGGGCGAGTACGAGCGGTTCGCCACCACCGTGCTCAACGCCAGCGTGCGGGCGACCGTCGCCGACTACCTGCGCGGGCTCGGCGGCGCCCTCGCCGACGGCGGGTACGCCCACCCGCTGTCGATCATGACGAGCAGCGGCGGTGTCGTCTCCACCGAGGAGGCCGGGCGGCTGCCGATCAACCTCGCCCTCTCGGGGCCCGCCGGCGGGGTCGCGGCCACCGTGCACCTCGCCTCGCTCGCCGGCTATCCCAACGTCATCACCTGCGACATCGGCGGCACCAGCACGGACGTCTGCCTGATCAAGAACGGCGCGCCGTTGATGACCAACGACGGGAAGATCGCCGGCTACCCGAACCGCACCTTCCAGGTCGAGATCAACACGATCGGCGCCGGCGGCGGCTCGATCGCCTGGCGCGACCGGGGCGGGGAACTGCGGGTCGGGCCGCGCAGCGCCGGCTCGACCCCCGGCCCGGCCGCGTACGGCCGGGGCGGCACCGAGCCGACCACCACCGACGCGCACCTGCTCGTCGGCCACCTCGACCCGCAGGAGAGCCTGGGCGGGGAGGTGCCGCTCGACCCCGACGCGGCCCGCACCGCCCTGGCCGGGCTGGCCGGCACGTTCGGTCTCGACGAACTGGACCTGGCGCACGGCATCCTCACCCTCGCCACGGTCAAGATGACCAGCGCGATCAAGGAGATCTCCGTCGCCTGCGGGCACGACCCGCGCGACTTCGTGCTGATGCCCTTCGGCGGCGCCGGCCCGATGCACGCCACCGACCTCGCCGACGAACTCGGCATCCGTCGGGTCCTGGTTCCGCCGGTGCCGGGCAACTTCTCCGCGCTCGGCTTCGTCACCGCCCAGGCCCGCCACGACTACGTCCGTACCGTGCTGGTGCCGGCCGACGACGACGGCCTGGCGGCCGTCCGGGCGGCCCTGGCCGATCTGCGCGACGCCGCCCTGGCCCAGCTCAAGGCCGAGGACGACGTGGAGCCCGACCAGGTCAGCTTCGGCCTGTCGGTCGGCATGCGGTTCCGGGGCCAGAGCTTCGACCTCGCCGTCGCCCTGCCCGAGCTGCCGGCCACCGCCGACGAGCTGGTGGCGGCCTTCCACGCCGCCTACGCCGAGCGCTACGCCTACACCCGCTCCGACCACCCCGCCGAGATCGTCAACTGTCGGCTCACCGCGTTCGGGCCCCGCCCGGCCGTCCGCTTCGCCGCCCCGACCGGCGGCCCGGCGCAGCCCGGCAGGACCCGTCTCTACCGCCCGGGCGGCTGGGTCGAGGCGACCGTGTGGCGGCGCGCCGACCTGGGGCCGGGCTGTGCCGTCGTCGGTCCCGCCGTCGTACGCGAGAACGGCAGCACCACCGTCGTCGGCGGCGGATGGGCCGCCACGGTCGACGACCACGGAAACCTGCTGCTGACCAAGGAGTGA
- a CDS encoding thiamine pyrophosphate-binding protein, whose translation MRAGEAIADAIVAHGVDTIFGLLGDANMFLVADLVQRHGVRFVAARNENAAVMMADGWARATGRCGVVTVTQGPGLAVAGAALTIARQAGTPLVLIAGDTPPGDPLHVQSFPQQPFALATAGAFVPVTAPATAARDVGLAFRAAAERPGPVVLDVPIDLQDEPVPAEAVPAPAVAAYRPAAPAPTDEAVAELVGLLAAAHRPVLLAGRGAEAAAEDVRRLADRCGAVLATTVLAAGLFAGHPYHLGVAGGLARPLTRRVLADADLVVTFGAGLNRWTADHGALFPAARVVAVDADTRALGARWPVDLGIVGDAAVTARAVTARLDPVERPGWRSPALAAQIVAADPFDGIEFVEGAAGIDPRAFIRICARRLPVRRTTVVGVGQFGGWPNLLLDSSAVDRAFIAPWEFGSIGVGLPYAVGAGVGRPDRPVVAFEGDGSLLTGLGELDTLARVGAPVLLVVLDDGGYGAEVRKFGPRGVDPALARFPARDLAAVARSLGVPAWTVTDQAGAEAAFDEVLPVTGPGVLHVRVLPEVTQERF comes from the coding sequence GTGAGGGCCGGCGAGGCGATCGCCGACGCCATCGTGGCGCACGGGGTCGACACGATCTTCGGGCTGCTCGGGGACGCCAACATGTTCCTGGTCGCGGACCTGGTGCAGCGCCACGGCGTACGGTTCGTGGCCGCCCGCAACGAGAACGCCGCGGTGATGATGGCCGACGGCTGGGCCCGCGCCACCGGCCGGTGCGGGGTCGTCACCGTGACCCAGGGCCCCGGCCTGGCGGTCGCCGGCGCCGCGCTGACCATCGCCCGGCAGGCCGGCACGCCGCTGGTCCTGATCGCCGGCGACACCCCGCCCGGCGACCCGCTGCACGTGCAGAGCTTCCCGCAGCAGCCGTTCGCGCTGGCCACCGCCGGGGCGTTCGTGCCCGTGACGGCGCCGGCCACCGCCGCCCGCGACGTCGGCCTGGCGTTCCGGGCCGCCGCCGAACGGCCCGGCCCCGTCGTCCTCGACGTTCCCATCGACCTCCAGGACGAGCCGGTGCCGGCCGAGGCCGTGCCCGCGCCGGCCGTCGCCGCGTACCGGCCCGCCGCGCCGGCACCGACCGACGAGGCCGTCGCCGAGCTGGTCGGCCTGCTGGCCGCCGCCCACCGCCCGGTGCTGCTGGCCGGGCGGGGCGCCGAGGCGGCAGCGGAGGACGTACGCCGCCTCGCCGACCGCTGCGGCGCGGTGCTCGCCACCACCGTGCTGGCCGCCGGGCTCTTCGCCGGGCACCCGTACCACCTGGGGGTGGCCGGGGGACTGGCCCGCCCGCTGACCCGGCGAGTGCTGGCCGACGCGGACCTGGTGGTCACCTTCGGCGCCGGACTCAACCGGTGGACGGCCGACCACGGCGCGCTCTTTCCTGCGGCGCGGGTGGTCGCCGTCGACGCCGACACGCGGGCGTTGGGGGCGCGCTGGCCCGTCGACCTGGGGATCGTCGGGGACGCGGCGGTCACCGCGCGGGCTGTGACGGCCCGGCTCGACCCGGTCGAGCGCCCGGGCTGGCGCAGCCCCGCCCTGGCCGCGCAGATCGTGGCGGCCGACCCGTTCGACGGCATCGAGTTCGTCGAGGGGGCGGCGGGGATCGACCCCCGGGCGTTCATCCGGATCTGCGCCCGCCGGCTCCCGGTCCGGCGCACCACCGTGGTCGGGGTGGGGCAGTTCGGCGGCTGGCCCAACCTTCTGCTCGACTCGTCCGCCGTGGACCGCGCGTTCATCGCACCCTGGGAGTTCGGCAGCATCGGCGTCGGCCTGCCGTACGCCGTCGGGGCCGGCGTGGGCCGACCGGACCGGCCGGTGGTCGCCTTCGAGGGCGACGGCAGCCTGCTCACCGGCCTCGGGGAGCTGGACACCCTGGCCCGGGTCGGGGCGCCCGTGCTGCTGGTGGTCCTCGACGACGGCGGCTACGGCGCGGAGGTGCGCAAGTTCGGCCCGCGCGGGGTCGACCCGGCGCTGGCCCGGTTCCCGGCCCGGGACCTGGCCGCCGTGGCGCGCTCCCTGGGCGTACCGGCCTGGACGGTCACCGACCAGGCCGGCGCGGAGGCGGCGTTCGACGAGGTGCTGCCGGTGACCGGGCCGGGGGTGCTGCACGTGCGGGTCCTGCCCGAGGTCACGCAGGAGCGTTTCTGA
- the purB gene encoding adenylosuccinate lyase, translating to MQLGSCFLDSLTVTSFFGNAEMRGVFNDRQLMQSWLDVEAALARGQAKLGIIPSAAAQAITEAARVERLDTAVLAADAADTVHPLVPLVRALTAACPGDAGRYVHLGATTQDVMDTGFVLRARDGLDIVQRQVDELVRALRRLALRHRATPMAARTHGQQALPTTFGLRCAVWQDELQRHRVRLRQLRQRLLVTSMGGAAGTMAGYGAQAFALEQAVAADLGLGVADTPWHATQDRFAECLMVFGLVAASAEKLAREVYFLGRTEVGEAYESQRSTQVGSSTMPHKRNPIRCEAVIAAAGTLRAQVPLALQTMVAQDDRDMGVGMTLWKLLPECFILLGGAMQRLVDVFGDLGVNPDRMRANLDLTGGLVLSEAVMLRLAGPLGREQAHHLVMRIVRDSLDAGRPFAETLRADPQVAAALPATELAGLLDPLSYVGHAAALVDRALLNSESP from the coding sequence ATGCAGCTCGGATCGTGCTTCCTGGACTCGCTGACCGTCACCAGCTTCTTCGGCAACGCCGAGATGCGCGGGGTCTTCAACGACCGGCAGCTCATGCAGTCCTGGCTCGACGTGGAGGCCGCCCTCGCCCGGGGCCAGGCGAAGCTGGGCATCATCCCGTCCGCCGCCGCGCAGGCGATCACCGAGGCGGCCCGCGTCGAGCGGCTCGACACGGCGGTGCTCGCCGCCGACGCCGCCGACACCGTGCACCCGCTGGTGCCGCTGGTGCGGGCGCTCACCGCCGCCTGCCCGGGCGACGCGGGTCGCTACGTCCACCTCGGCGCCACCACGCAGGACGTGATGGACACCGGGTTCGTCCTGCGGGCCCGCGACGGCCTGGACATCGTGCAGCGGCAGGTCGACGAGCTGGTCCGCGCGCTGCGGCGGCTCGCGCTGCGCCATCGGGCCACCCCGATGGCCGCCCGCACCCACGGGCAGCAGGCGCTGCCGACGACGTTCGGCCTGCGCTGCGCGGTGTGGCAGGACGAGCTGCAACGCCACCGCGTCCGGCTGCGGCAACTGCGCCAGCGGCTGCTGGTGACCAGCATGGGCGGCGCGGCCGGCACGATGGCCGGCTACGGCGCGCAGGCGTTCGCGCTGGAGCAGGCGGTCGCCGCCGACCTGGGGCTCGGCGTCGCCGACACCCCCTGGCACGCCACCCAGGACCGCTTCGCCGAGTGCCTGATGGTCTTCGGCCTCGTCGCGGCCAGCGCCGAGAAGCTGGCCCGGGAGGTCTACTTCCTCGGCCGCACCGAGGTCGGCGAGGCGTACGAGTCGCAGCGCTCCACCCAGGTCGGCAGCAGCACGATGCCCCACAAGCGCAACCCGATCCGCTGCGAGGCGGTGATCGCCGCCGCCGGCACCCTGCGGGCCCAGGTGCCCCTGGCGTTGCAGACCATGGTCGCCCAGGACGACCGGGACATGGGCGTCGGGATGACGCTGTGGAAGCTGCTGCCGGAGTGCTTCATCCTGCTCGGCGGCGCGATGCAGCGACTGGTCGACGTCTTCGGTGACCTCGGCGTCAACCCCGACCGGATGCGCGCCAACCTCGACCTCACCGGCGGGCTCGTGCTCTCCGAGGCGGTGATGCTGCGCCTGGCCGGTCCGCTCGGCCGGGAGCAGGCCCACCACCTGGTCATGCGGATCGTCCGCGACAGCCTCGATGCGGGCCGCCCGTTCGCGGAGACGTTGCGCGCCGACCCGCAGGTGGCCGCCGCCCTGCCCGCGACGGAACTCGCCGGCCTGCTGGACCCGCTGTCGTACGTCGGCCACGCCGCCGCGCTGGTCGACCGCGCCCTACTGAACTCGGAGTCGCCATGA
- a CDS encoding class I adenylate-forming enzyme family protein produces MIPPALDLTVLERAARQPDRALYVFDDPARPVTTGEFADLAGRAAAVLAAQGVGRGDRIAVWAENGLAWLVLLAAAAWRGAALTTLHPGLTGPELTSALARSRPRRLYAAERVRDRHGPSTVTRVLAALPPGERPDGWHVLDADLGHAGLARLPGWDGPVPAPVGDPDAACNIQFTSGSTGPAKMVSLSAGNLLANAAWTAEAAGLRADDRIASPLPLAHAAGLGSGAMLALVTGALWVSTRRFRTEPVLDQIQRHACTVVQAVPTMASMLTDRVERDPGRWDLSSLRVGFLGGATCTPALLTRTRRVLGLDRVAVVYGQTEAGPTISLDPGDGTCGAPGDTVGRVLPALQATVVDPATRAPLPAGQVGELLVRGRSVTRGYADDPFTTAATITSDGWLRTGDLGALTDDRVLTLAGRIKELIIRGGENVHPAEVEAVLADDPAVARVCVLGVPSARWGEEIAALVVTVPGGHCDVDRLTRTATERLARHKVPTLIRTVADLPLLPSGKVDRRAARELLVAEGER; encoded by the coding sequence GTGATTCCGCCAGCCCTCGACCTCACTGTGCTGGAGCGCGCCGCGCGGCAGCCGGACCGCGCCCTGTACGTCTTCGACGATCCGGCCCGGCCGGTGACCACGGGGGAGTTCGCCGACCTCGCCGGCCGGGCCGCCGCCGTCCTGGCGGCCCAGGGCGTCGGCCGCGGCGACCGGATCGCGGTCTGGGCCGAGAACGGGCTGGCCTGGCTGGTGCTGCTGGCCGCCGCGGCCTGGCGGGGCGCCGCCCTGACCACCCTGCACCCCGGCCTCACCGGGCCCGAGCTGACCTCGGCGCTGGCCCGCAGCCGCCCCCGACGCCTCTACGCCGCCGAGCGGGTCCGCGACCGGCACGGCCCGTCCACCGTCACGCGGGTCCTGGCGGCGCTGCCGCCCGGCGAGCGCCCGGACGGCTGGCACGTCCTCGACGCGGACCTGGGACACGCGGGGCTGGCCCGGCTGCCCGGCTGGGACGGCCCGGTTCCCGCACCCGTGGGTGATCCCGACGCCGCCTGCAACATCCAGTTCACCTCGGGCTCCACCGGCCCGGCCAAGATGGTGTCGCTGAGCGCCGGCAACCTGCTGGCCAACGCGGCCTGGACGGCCGAGGCCGCGGGGCTGCGCGCCGACGACCGGATCGCCTCGCCGCTGCCCCTGGCCCACGCGGCGGGGCTCGGCAGCGGGGCGATGCTGGCGCTGGTGACGGGCGCGCTGTGGGTCTCCACCCGCCGGTTCCGCACCGAGCCGGTCCTCGACCAGATCCAGCGGCACGCGTGCACGGTGGTGCAGGCCGTGCCCACCATGGCGTCGATGCTCACCGACCGCGTCGAGCGGGACCCCGGCCGCTGGGACCTGTCGTCCCTGCGGGTTGGTTTCCTCGGCGGCGCCACGTGCACCCCGGCGCTGCTCACCCGCACCCGACGGGTGCTCGGCCTGGACCGGGTGGCGGTCGTCTACGGCCAGACCGAGGCCGGCCCGACGATCAGCCTGGACCCCGGCGACGGGACCTGCGGCGCGCCCGGTGACACCGTCGGCCGCGTCCTGCCGGCTCTTCAGGCCACCGTGGTCGACCCCGCCACCCGCGCCCCGCTGCCCGCCGGGCAGGTCGGGGAGCTGCTGGTACGCGGCAGGTCGGTCACCCGCGGCTACGCCGACGACCCGTTCACCACCGCCGCCACGATCACCAGCGACGGCTGGCTGCGCACCGGCGACCTGGGCGCGCTGACCGACGACCGGGTCCTCACCCTGGCCGGTCGGATCAAGGAACTGATCATCCGCGGCGGCGAGAACGTCCACCCCGCCGAGGTCGAGGCGGTGCTCGCCGACGACCCGGCCGTGGCCCGGGTGTGCGTCCTCGGCGTGCCGTCAGCCCGCTGGGGGGAGGAGATCGCGGCCCTGGTCGTGACCGTCCCCGGTGGGCACTGCGACGTCGACCGGCTCACCCGTACCGCCACCGAACGGCTGGCCCGGCACAAGGTGCCGACCCTGATCCGTACCGTCGCCGACCTGCCGCTGCTGCCGTCCGGGAAGGTCGACCGGCGGGCCGCCCGGGAACTGCTCGTCGCGGAGGGGGAACGCTGA